A region of uncultured Draconibacterium sp. DNA encodes the following proteins:
- the ahcY gene encoding adenosylhomocysteinase, with amino-acid sequence MTVSVQEKLDYKVADISLAEFGRKEIEIAEKEMPGLMAIREKFGPRKPLNGVRVMGSLHMTVQTAVLIETLVALGADVRWASCNIFSTQDHAAAAIAKAGVPVFAWKGETLEEYWWCTREAMSFPDGKGPQLIVDDGGDATLLIHKGYAAEKDAGVLDVDASSEEEEVILDLLKTTLKEDNRKWHRTVAEWKGVSEETTTGVHRLYQMADKGELLVPAINVNDSVTKSKFDNLYGCRESLADGIKRATDVMIAGKVVVVAGYGDVGKGCAHSMRSYGARVIVTEIDPICALQAAMEGFEVKTMEDALAEGNIYVTTTGNCDVITAEHMANMKDQSIVCNIGHFDNEIQVARMEKWPGIEKMNIKPQVDKYTYEDGHCIYLLAEGRLVNLGCATGHPSFVMSNSFTNQSLAQIDLWENDYEVGVYTLSKKLDEEVARLHLAQIGVKLTELTEKQAAYLGVSKEGPFKPEHYRY; translated from the coding sequence ATGACCGTGTCAGTTCAGGAAAAACTAGATTACAAAGTAGCCGATATTTCATTGGCAGAATTCGGAAGAAAAGAAATTGAGATCGCGGAGAAGGAAATGCCGGGATTAATGGCCATCAGAGAAAAGTTTGGCCCACGCAAACCGCTTAACGGCGTGCGTGTAATGGGAAGTTTGCACATGACCGTACAAACTGCTGTTTTAATTGAGACACTGGTTGCTCTTGGAGCAGATGTTCGCTGGGCAAGCTGTAATATATTTTCAACACAGGATCATGCGGCGGCCGCTATTGCGAAAGCCGGGGTTCCGGTATTTGCCTGGAAAGGTGAAACACTGGAAGAGTACTGGTGGTGTACCCGCGAGGCAATGAGTTTCCCGGATGGAAAAGGCCCGCAGCTGATTGTTGACGATGGTGGCGATGCTACCTTGTTAATTCATAAAGGATATGCTGCCGAAAAAGACGCCGGCGTTTTGGATGTTGACGCGTCAAGCGAAGAAGAAGAAGTGATTCTTGATTTGCTGAAAACTACATTAAAAGAAGATAACCGGAAATGGCATCGTACGGTAGCCGAATGGAAAGGCGTTTCAGAAGAAACAACTACCGGGGTGCATCGTTTGTACCAGATGGCCGATAAAGGCGAGTTGCTGGTACCGGCGATTAATGTTAACGATTCGGTAACCAAGTCGAAATTTGATAACTTGTACGGATGTCGCGAGTCGCTGGCCGATGGTATTAAACGTGCCACCGATGTAATGATTGCCGGTAAAGTGGTGGTGGTTGCCGGTTATGGCGATGTTGGTAAAGGTTGTGCCCACTCGATGCGTAGTTATGGCGCTCGTGTAATTGTTACCGAAATCGACCCGATTTGTGCGCTGCAGGCAGCCATGGAAGGTTTCGAGGTAAAAACAATGGAAGATGCATTGGCCGAAGGAAACATTTATGTAACCACAACCGGAAACTGCGATGTAATTACAGCCGAGCACATGGCAAATATGAAAGATCAATCGATCGTTTGTAATATTGGCCACTTCGACAATGAAATTCAGGTTGCCCGTATGGAAAAATGGCCGGGTATCGAAAAAATGAATATCAAACCACAGGTTGATAAATATACTTACGAAGATGGCCATTGTATTTACCTGTTGGCCGAAGGTCGTTTGGTAAATCTTGGATGTGCAACCGGACACCCTTCGTTTGTGATGAGTAACTCGTTTACCAACCAGTCGCTGGCACAAATTGATTTGTGGGAAAACGACTACGAGGTAGGTGTTTATACTTTATCGAAAAAACTGGATGAGGAAGTTGCGCGTTTACACCTGGCGCAAATTGGTGTAAAATTGACTGAGCTTACCGAAAAACAGGCCGCTTATCTGGGTGTGTCGAAAGAAGGACCTTTTAAGCCGGAGCACTACAGATATTAA
- the recQ gene encoding DNA helicase RecQ, whose product MSKKVVLAEELQRFFGFDRFKGQQEEAIKSVMDGKDTFVLMPTGGGKSLIYQLPALILDGTAIVISPLIALMKNQVDAIRGTHAEDSVAHFLNSSLSKAAITQVKEDVLAGKTKLLYVAPESLTKEENIEFLKQIKISFYAIDEAHCISEWGHDFRPEYRRIKPIVEEIGKSPIVALTATATAKVQHDIQKNLSILDAKVFKASFNRENLYYEVRPKVKTETQIIKFIKQNEGKSGIIYCLSRKKVEELAETLQVNGIKALAYHAGMDATTRSGNQDKFLMEEVDVIVATIAFGMGIDKPDVRFVIHYDIPKSLEGYYQETGRAGRDGGEGQCITFYSYKDIQKLEKFMHGKPVAEQEIGKQLLLDTVSYAESAICRRIILLHYFGEHYRTDNCGNCDNCLNPKEQIEAKDDIVTALKAILEVNEKYKGDHIANILIGNSTAAIKSFKHYTLKSFGTGKEHDERFWNAVFRQSMVAGIINKDIENYGLLKVTEKGHEFLEKPHSFMLVKNHEYEEEDDSSGAGGAPSGGASGDPQLFAMLKDLRKKIAKKHNLPPFVIFQDPSLADMSIQYPVTTEELQNIQGVGQGKARRYGKEFLALIKSYVEENEIERPEDLVVRTVANKSKMKVFIIQSIDRKLSFEDIADSKGIEVSDVIGEVEAIVNSGTKLNIDYYIDDVIDEDHQEDIFEYFREAETDSIEDALEELGEEEYSEDDIRLMRVKFFSDLGN is encoded by the coding sequence ATGAGTAAAAAAGTTGTATTAGCAGAAGAGTTGCAGCGTTTTTTTGGTTTCGACCGTTTTAAAGGGCAACAGGAAGAAGCGATTAAAAGTGTGATGGATGGAAAAGACACCTTTGTGTTGATGCCAACAGGGGGAGGAAAGTCGTTAATTTATCAGTTGCCGGCCTTAATTCTTGATGGCACTGCCATTGTGATTTCCCCGTTAATTGCGCTGATGAAAAACCAGGTAGATGCAATACGAGGTACGCATGCCGAAGACAGTGTTGCTCATTTCTTAAATTCATCGCTGTCAAAAGCAGCTATAACACAAGTTAAGGAAGATGTGTTGGCGGGAAAAACAAAATTGCTTTATGTTGCTCCTGAGTCGTTGACAAAAGAAGAGAACATTGAATTCCTTAAACAAATAAAGATATCGTTTTACGCCATTGATGAGGCACACTGTATTTCGGAGTGGGGACACGATTTCAGACCGGAGTACAGACGTATAAAACCGATTGTTGAAGAAATCGGGAAGTCGCCAATTGTTGCGTTAACCGCCACGGCAACGGCAAAGGTTCAGCACGATATTCAAAAAAACCTTAGCATTTTAGACGCAAAAGTTTTTAAAGCATCATTTAACCGCGAGAATCTTTATTACGAAGTGCGGCCAAAGGTTAAAACCGAAACGCAGATCATAAAATTCATAAAACAAAACGAAGGGAAATCGGGCATTATCTATTGTTTGAGCCGAAAGAAGGTAGAAGAACTGGCCGAAACCCTGCAGGTGAACGGAATAAAAGCACTTGCTTATCATGCAGGGATGGATGCTACAACCCGCTCCGGCAATCAGGATAAATTTCTGATGGAAGAGGTGGATGTAATTGTGGCTACCATTGCTTTTGGTATGGGCATCGATAAACCTGATGTGCGATTTGTGATTCACTACGATATACCCAAAAGCCTGGAAGGTTATTACCAGGAAACCGGGCGGGCCGGCCGTGATGGTGGCGAAGGACAATGCATTACTTTTTACAGTTATAAAGACATTCAGAAACTGGAGAAATTTATGCATGGGAAACCGGTGGCTGAGCAGGAAATCGGGAAACAACTTTTATTGGATACCGTTTCGTATGCCGAGTCGGCCATTTGCCGCCGCATAATATTGTTGCATTATTTTGGCGAGCACTACCGAACTGATAATTGTGGAAACTGCGATAACTGCCTGAATCCGAAGGAGCAAATTGAGGCCAAAGACGATATTGTTACCGCACTGAAAGCCATTCTTGAGGTAAACGAAAAATACAAAGGCGACCATATTGCCAACATCCTGATTGGAAACAGCACGGCTGCTATTAAATCGTTTAAACATTACACGCTAAAATCGTTTGGTACAGGGAAAGAACACGACGAGCGTTTTTGGAATGCCGTGTTCCGACAGTCGATGGTAGCCGGCATCATTAATAAAGATATTGAGAATTATGGCTTGCTGAAAGTCACCGAAAAAGGACACGAGTTTCTGGAGAAACCACATAGTTTTATGTTGGTGAAAAACCACGAATACGAAGAAGAAGATGATTCCTCAGGTGCAGGAGGCGCTCCATCAGGAGGTGCCAGTGGCGATCCGCAGTTGTTTGCCATGTTGAAAGATCTGCGAAAAAAGATAGCCAAAAAGCACAATCTGCCACCGTTTGTAATTTTTCAGGATCCGTCGTTGGCCGACATGTCTATTCAATACCCGGTAACTACCGAGGAGTTACAAAATATTCAGGGAGTTGGACAGGGTAAAGCCCGTCGGTATGGAAAAGAGTTTTTGGCGCTGATAAAATCGTATGTAGAAGAAAATGAGATTGAACGCCCTGAAGATTTGGTGGTGCGCACTGTGGCCAACAAGTCGAAAATGAAGGTGTTTATTATTCAGAGTATCGACCGCAAATTGTCGTTTGAAGATATTGCCGACTCAAAAGGAATTGAAGTGAGCGATGTGATTGGCGAAGTGGAGGCGATTGTAAATTCGGGAACTAAATTAAATATCGATTACTACATTGATGATGTGATTGACGAAGATCATCAGGAGGATATTTTTGAGTATTTCCGCGAGGCTGAAACCGACTCTATAGAGGATGCTCTGGAAGAATTAGGCGAAGAGGAATACTCGGAAGATGACATTCGTTTAATGCGTGTGAAGTTCTTCTCCGACCTGGGTAACTAA
- the tatC gene encoding twin-arginine translocase subunit TatC gives MSEERTTKKQGEESSKGEMSFLEHLEILRWHIIRSSAAIVLFAIVAFVMKSFIFDVVILSPRMPDFWTNRMLARLGDIVGSEALKINQVPLKMQSIKIAGQFSTHIMVSIIAGLIIASPVVFYEFWRFIKPALYENERKHAGGAVFFTSILFLMGVLFGYFLIVPLSIHFLGTYQVSSEVENTINLRSYIGSVTSISLAGGVVFLLPIFSYFLSKVGLLTPEFMKTYRRHAYVVMLLLSAIITPPDIFSQIMVCFPLVFLYEIGIVISRRVVKNREKAMEAM, from the coding sequence ATGAGCGAAGAACGTACTACAAAAAAACAAGGGGAAGAAAGTTCAAAGGGAGAAATGTCCTTTCTTGAACACCTGGAGATACTTCGTTGGCACATTATCCGGTCATCAGCGGCCATAGTTCTTTTTGCCATCGTTGCATTTGTTATGAAATCATTTATTTTCGATGTGGTTATCCTCAGTCCGAGAATGCCCGACTTTTGGACCAACCGCATGTTGGCCAGGCTGGGAGACATTGTAGGATCGGAGGCATTAAAAATTAACCAGGTACCATTAAAAATGCAAAGTATAAAAATTGCCGGGCAGTTTTCTACGCATATTATGGTATCGATAATTGCCGGATTAATTATTGCTTCGCCTGTTGTTTTCTACGAATTCTGGCGATTTATAAAACCCGCATTGTACGAGAATGAACGCAAACATGCTGGTGGTGCCGTGTTCTTTACCTCCATTTTATTTTTAATGGGCGTACTGTTTGGCTACTTTTTAATTGTGCCTTTATCCATTCACTTTTTAGGCACCTACCAGGTAAGTAGCGAAGTTGAAAATACCATTAATCTTCGTTCATATATTGGATCGGTAACATCCATCTCATTGGCGGGCGGAGTTGTTTTCCTTCTACCGATTTTCTCTTACTTTTTGAGCAAAGTAGGACTGCTTACGCCGGAATTTATGAAAACGTATCGTCGACATGCTTATGTTGTAATGCTGCTACTATCGGCAATTATTACACCTCCCGATATTTTTAGCCAGATTATGGTTTGTTTCCCGTTGGTTTTCCTTTACGAAATTGGTATTGTTATTTCGCGTCGTGTAGTTAAAAATCGTGAAAAAGCAATGGAGGCCATGTAA
- the lptB gene encoding LPS export ABC transporter ATP-binding protein translates to MILRAENIVKKYRKRTVVKGVSFQVEQGEIVGLLGPNGAGKTTSFYMIVGLIQPFSGKIFLDEKEITKLPVYKRAQRGIGYLAQEASVFRKLSIEDNIRAVLEMTDYSKEYQKEKLETLLDEFSLQHIRKSKGIQLSGGERRRTEIARALAIDPKFILLDEPFAGVDPIAVEDIQQIVMQLKEKNIGVLITDHNVHETLRITDRSYLLFEGNILKAGTADELAADEDVRRVYLGQNFELR, encoded by the coding sequence ATGATTCTTCGAGCAGAAAATATCGTTAAAAAATACCGAAAAAGAACCGTAGTAAAAGGAGTTAGTTTTCAGGTTGAGCAAGGCGAAATTGTGGGATTATTAGGTCCAAACGGAGCCGGGAAAACCACATCATTTTATATGATTGTTGGATTGATTCAACCATTTTCAGGAAAAATATTTCTCGACGAAAAGGAGATTACAAAACTTCCGGTTTACAAAAGAGCACAGCGTGGCATTGGCTATCTGGCTCAGGAAGCATCTGTTTTCAGAAAATTAAGCATTGAAGACAACATCAGGGCTGTTCTGGAAATGACCGATTATTCGAAAGAGTACCAGAAGGAAAAACTGGAAACATTGCTTGATGAATTCAGTTTACAACACATTCGAAAGAGTAAAGGTATTCAGCTTTCGGGTGGTGAGCGACGCCGTACAGAAATTGCACGGGCACTGGCCATCGACCCGAAATTTATCTTGCTTGATGAGCCGTTTGCCGGGGTTGACCCGATTGCGGTGGAAGACATCCAGCAAATTGTAATGCAGCTGAAAGAAAAAAACATTGGCGTATTAATTACCGACCACAACGTACACGAAACACTTCGAATTACAGACCGCTCTTATCTCCTGTTTGAAGGGAATATCCTTAAAGCAGGAACAGCTGATGAGTTGGCTGCCGATGAGGATGTGCGCCGTGTTTATCTCGGTCAGAACTTCGAATTACGTTAG
- the rpsT gene encoding 30S ribosomal protein S20 — MAHHKSALKRIRQDEKKRVHNKYYAKTTRNAIKALRNATDKAEAEKMYPSVVAMIDKLAKRNIIHKNKAANLKSKLTTQVNSL; from the coding sequence ATGGCACATCATAAGTCAGCATTAAAAAGAATTCGTCAAGACGAAAAAAAGAGAGTACACAACAAGTACTACGCAAAAACTACACGTAATGCAATTAAAGCTTTGCGTAATGCTACTGATAAAGCTGAAGCAGAGAAAATGTATCCTTCAGTTGTTGCTATGATTGATAAATTAGCAAAACGCAATATCATTCATAAAAACAAAGCTGCAAACTTAAAATCGAAATTAACTACTCAGGTTAATTCATTGTAA
- the radC gene encoding DNA repair protein RadC: protein MGEYKKLNIKDWAVEDRPREKLLSKGPRSLTDAELIAILIGSGNIEETAVELSRRILASADNNLNELGRKNIDFLTKFQGIGEAKAVTIAAALELGKRRKEADVFNKKQISGSKDAAEYFQPMLGDLNHEEFWILLLNRGNRIIDSFMVSQGGISGTVIDVRLILKNALDKMASAIILCHNHPSGTMQASNADLNITRKIKSAAEIMDITVLDHIIVGQNNYLSLADEGMLN from the coding sequence ATGGGAGAATACAAAAAACTAAATATAAAAGACTGGGCTGTTGAAGATCGTCCGCGCGAAAAATTACTGAGCAAAGGACCTCGATCGCTAACCGATGCCGAACTCATTGCCATTTTAATTGGCTCGGGAAATATTGAAGAAACAGCCGTAGAACTCTCCAGACGCATTTTAGCATCAGCCGACAATAACTTAAATGAACTGGGCCGAAAAAACATTGATTTTCTTACAAAATTTCAGGGAATTGGAGAAGCAAAAGCCGTTACCATTGCAGCTGCACTGGAGTTGGGCAAACGCCGGAAAGAGGCTGATGTATTCAATAAAAAGCAAATTAGCGGCAGTAAAGACGCAGCTGAATATTTCCAGCCCATGCTTGGCGATCTGAATCACGAAGAGTTCTGGATTCTGCTGCTTAACCGCGGCAACCGGATAATCGATTCGTTTATGGTGAGCCAGGGCGGAATTTCAGGAACCGTAATCGATGTGCGGCTGATATTAAAAAATGCCTTGGATAAAATGGCCAGTGCCATTATTCTCTGCCACAACCATCCTTCAGGAACTATGCAGGCATCAAATGCCGATCTGAATATTACCCGCAAAATTAAAAGTGCGGCTGAAATTATGGATATAACGGTGCTCGACCATATTATTGTTGGGCAGAACAATTACCTGAGTTTAGCCGACGAAGGAATGTTAAACTAA
- a CDS encoding polysaccharide deacetylase family protein, with amino-acid sequence MILFYSDEVNPRIEYIAKLIFANILQTEIAFTQNSAEFRKSGLPKINYSHDKFDDEFYIKPHKLIFQNALIKPTINSVWYEGEKYFCETSKDSDLPFDPFAASFYLVTRHEEYVDKNRDKLGRYPSQNSILTKYNLLQKPVVNIWAKLLAKLLKEKYPEFNYIDSKFKFISTIDVDNAYAYQNKGFLRTTAAWAKSLIKGNRQDTIKRKRVLGGEESDPYDTYAYLDSVFAGNEDKVKFFFLLGDYGKYDKNIAHTNKEYRELIKKTAEKYDVGIHPSFASSKKKGKKKVRLEKQRLEEIIGKSISKSRQHYLRLKFPKTYTRLIKAGIEEDYTLGYSAQPGFRGGICTPYCFYDLKHESVTNLKIIPFNIMDGTLRYYLQLPPEKAFEEIKKIMQEVKNVGGTFVSVWHNETVNDLGTWKGFREVFEQMNKLGFEWANE; translated from the coding sequence ATGATACTTTTTTATTCCGACGAAGTTAACCCACGGATTGAGTACATTGCAAAACTGATCTTCGCGAACATTTTGCAAACGGAAATTGCGTTTACTCAAAATTCTGCGGAATTTCGAAAGTCGGGATTGCCAAAGATCAACTATTCGCATGATAAATTTGACGATGAATTTTATATCAAACCACACAAACTCATTTTTCAGAATGCACTTATAAAACCCACAATTAATTCGGTTTGGTACGAGGGAGAAAAATATTTCTGCGAAACATCAAAAGACTCCGATCTGCCTTTCGATCCCTTTGCAGCTTCATTTTATCTGGTTACCCGCCACGAAGAATATGTAGATAAAAACCGCGATAAACTGGGGCGTTATCCTTCCCAAAACAGTATTCTTACCAAATACAATCTACTGCAAAAACCGGTAGTAAATATCTGGGCAAAACTGCTGGCAAAACTGCTGAAAGAGAAATACCCGGAATTCAACTACATCGATTCGAAATTTAAGTTTATCTCCACCATCGATGTCGATAATGCATACGCCTACCAAAACAAAGGATTTCTGCGCACTACAGCAGCCTGGGCAAAATCGTTGATAAAAGGCAACCGGCAAGATACCATAAAGCGTAAACGGGTTTTGGGCGGTGAAGAATCCGATCCATACGACACCTACGCCTACCTCGACAGCGTATTTGCAGGGAATGAGGATAAAGTAAAATTTTTCTTTTTGCTGGGCGATTACGGGAAGTACGACAAAAACATTGCCCACACCAATAAAGAATACCGCGAACTAATAAAAAAGACAGCCGAAAAATACGACGTTGGTATTCATCCATCGTTTGCCAGCAGTAAGAAAAAAGGTAAAAAGAAAGTTAGATTAGAAAAACAACGCCTGGAAGAAATTATTGGCAAAAGTATTTCTAAAAGTCGCCAGCATTATTTACGACTGAAATTTCCGAAAACATACACCCGCTTAATAAAAGCCGGAATTGAAGAAGACTACACACTTGGCTATTCTGCTCAACCGGGATTCAGAGGTGGCATTTGCACACCGTATTGTTTCTACGACCTGAAACATGAATCGGTAACCAACCTGAAAATCATACCGTTCAATATTATGGACGGAACACTGCGTTACTACCTTCAACTTCCTCCGGAAAAAGCTTTTGAAGAAATAAAGAAGATTATGCAGGAAGTTAAAAATGTTGGCGGTACATTTGTAAGTGTCTGGCACAATGAAACCGTAAACGACCTGGGAACATGGAAGGGTTTCAGAGAGGTGTTTGAGCAAATGAATAAACTGGGGTTTGAATGGGCAAATGAGTAG
- a CDS encoding polysaccharide deacetylase family protein, translated as MKNFPRLVSKKLSPVFSTQRLLAAKTPPFLPFYHTVSNKHLPHILNYPVIDEKQFKQELDFYLKYFNPVSLEELAKPPKPGSFHLSFDDGLKECAEIIAPILLQKGIPATFFVNSGFIDNKDLFHRYKASLIANEMRTQPDAEVENYLHENGIPLKALLQTPYSKREILDHAAELLEIDFQSFLETQKPYMTTSQIKDLHNKGFSIGGHSHKHPEFWKISQKKQLKQVKKSMKWVEENINPKVKAFAFPYTDDGISGKLIKKIHDNGWCDISFGTAGVKYDEISMHFQRYPTEQNGDFELNVKAEFLYFKLRKTIGKATVKH; from the coding sequence ATGAAGAATTTTCCGCGTTTGGTAAGTAAAAAACTGAGTCCGGTGTTTTCAACCCAAAGACTTCTGGCAGCAAAAACGCCTCCTTTTTTGCCCTTTTACCACACCGTTAGCAACAAACATTTACCACACATTTTAAACTACCCGGTAATCGACGAGAAACAATTTAAGCAGGAACTCGATTTCTATTTGAAATATTTTAATCCTGTTTCACTGGAAGAGCTAGCGAAACCACCCAAACCAGGAAGCTTTCATTTAAGTTTTGATGACGGGCTGAAAGAGTGTGCCGAAATAATTGCACCTATACTTTTACAAAAAGGAATACCGGCCACATTTTTTGTGAATAGCGGTTTTATCGACAACAAAGATCTTTTTCATCGGTACAAAGCCAGTTTAATTGCCAATGAAATGCGCACTCAACCTGATGCTGAAGTGGAAAATTATCTACACGAAAACGGGATTCCGCTAAAAGCATTATTGCAAACTCCATACTCAAAACGAGAAATTCTCGATCATGCAGCCGAGTTACTTGAAATCGATTTTCAATCGTTTCTTGAAACTCAAAAACCTTACATGACGACGTCCCAGATTAAAGACTTGCACAACAAAGGGTTTTCCATTGGTGGGCACAGTCATAAACACCCTGAATTCTGGAAGATTTCGCAGAAGAAACAATTAAAGCAGGTCAAAAAAAGTATGAAATGGGTGGAAGAGAATATCAATCCGAAAGTGAAAGCATTTGCGTTTCCGTATACCGATGATGGCATTTCCGGAAAACTGATAAAAAAAATACACGATAACGGATGGTGCGACATTAGTTTTGGAACCGCAGGTGTAAAATACGACGAAATCTCCATGCATTTTCAACGCTACCCGACCGAACAAAATGGTGATTTTGAATTGAATGTAAAAGCAGAATTTCTTTACTTTAAACTGCGTAAAACAATTGGCAAAGCAACCGTAAAACATTGA
- a CDS encoding GNAT family N-acetyltransferase yields the protein MENFVNSKAFQNYEVVPISPLRAQSYLANPHALPDDIVLYLGFINNKLVAFRSLFADTLNSNGQQIRFGWCSGNWVHPQHRRLGYSEQLLHEAYNDWNKKLAFTNYAPNSEKLYLKTGLFQTIHQFEGVRVYLYAKTAKLFRARINPFTAVLFKITDFFIALLVHLIGLIYNPKSSSTVSFSETEKPDEACFQFIESNPGNSVFNREETELMWIFEHPWLSQQNNVEASRYPFSSFSRDFYYRTIKVKRDNKLLGFFIFSVREGHLKTLYFNLTEDCTKEIATFLKKYCLSNKIDYATIYKNDLADQLLSRKFPFLYAKRYGQKIYSTFQVSNKEQLTFQDGDGDVFFT from the coding sequence TTGGAAAACTTTGTAAACAGCAAAGCGTTTCAGAATTATGAAGTGGTTCCCATCTCTCCGCTTCGCGCCCAATCGTATCTTGCCAATCCTCATGCACTACCCGATGACATTGTACTTTATCTTGGGTTTATTAATAACAAGCTGGTGGCTTTTCGCAGCTTGTTTGCCGACACGTTAAATTCCAATGGTCAGCAAATTCGGTTTGGTTGGTGTAGCGGGAACTGGGTGCACCCTCAACACCGCCGCTTGGGCTATTCGGAACAACTTTTACACGAAGCATACAACGACTGGAACAAAAAGCTTGCATTCACCAATTACGCCCCAAATTCGGAAAAGCTGTATTTAAAAACCGGGCTGTTTCAAACGATTCACCAATTTGAGGGAGTACGTGTTTATTTGTATGCAAAAACAGCTAAACTTTTTCGAGCCAGAATAAATCCTTTTACTGCAGTTCTATTCAAAATCACCGATTTTTTTATTGCACTGTTAGTTCATTTGATTGGCCTTATTTATAATCCAAAATCAAGTTCTACGGTTTCCTTTTCAGAAACAGAGAAACCGGATGAAGCCTGTTTTCAGTTCATAGAATCCAATCCGGGAAACAGTGTTTTTAACCGCGAAGAAACTGAGTTAATGTGGATTTTTGAGCATCCCTGGTTGTCACAACAAAATAATGTTGAAGCCTCCCGCTACCCATTTTCATCTTTCTCACGAGACTTTTACTACAGAACCATAAAAGTAAAACGAGACAATAAACTGCTGGGCTTTTTTATTTTCTCAGTACGCGAAGGTCATTTAAAAACACTGTATTTTAATCTTACCGAAGATTGCACAAAAGAAATAGCCACCTTTTTAAAAAAATATTGCCTAAGCAACAAAATTGATTACGCAACTATTTATAAAAACGATCTGGCAGACCAGCTTTTAAGCAGAAAATTCCCATTTTTGTACGCGAAAAGATACGGGCAAAAAATATACAGTACTTTTCAGGTATCAAATAAAGAGCAACTAACATTTCAGGACGGTGACGGAGATGTCTTCTTCACCTAA
- the upp gene encoding uracil phosphoribosyltransferase, with protein MDIRVLGHNHSILDQYLAEIRDTGIQTDPLRFRDNLNRIGEIFAYEISKEMHFEITDVTTPLGVAKVPKLCQQPVLATILRAGLAMHNGLLRIFDRAENCFISAFRKYTEGGGFEIEFEYMASPSLDNKVVILSDPMLASGKSMEIGYEALFSKGKPAHIHLVAIIASEEGVEYVKNAIKDENVTLWLGAIDPEMTPKSYIVPGLGDAGDLAFGEKIDSK; from the coding sequence ATGGACATTCGAGTTTTAGGCCACAACCACTCCATTTTAGATCAATATCTGGCAGAGATCCGCGATACAGGAATTCAAACCGATCCACTTCGTTTTCGTGATAACCTTAACCGAATTGGTGAAATTTTTGCTTACGAGATAAGCAAAGAAATGCATTTTGAAATTACCGATGTTACAACTCCACTGGGAGTTGCAAAAGTTCCGAAATTATGCCAACAACCGGTTTTAGCAACTATTTTACGTGCAGGGTTAGCCATGCATAACGGATTGCTGCGTATTTTCGACCGGGCAGAAAACTGTTTTATTTCGGCCTTTCGGAAATATACCGAAGGAGGTGGCTTTGAAATTGAATTTGAATACATGGCCTCGCCTTCGCTTGACAATAAAGTGGTTATACTTTCAGATCCGATGCTGGCCTCGGGAAAATCGATGGAAATTGGTTATGAGGCTTTGTTCAGCAAAGGAAAGCCGGCGCACATTCACCTGGTAGCAATTATTGCCAGCGAAGAAGGTGTTGAATATGTGAAGAATGCTATTAAAGACGAAAATGTGACTTTATGGCTTGGCGCTATCGATCCTGAAATGACTCCAAAATCGTATATCGTTCCGGGATTGGGCGATGCCGGAGATTTGGCATTTGGTGAAAAAATCGATTCAAAATAA